The Exiguobacterium mexicanum genome includes a window with the following:
- the purN gene encoding phosphoribosylglycinamide formyltransferase, with amino-acid sequence MKKFAIFASGSGSNAEAIWQAIDRGDLSGECVLLVTDKPEAKVLERADRFNIASFSFEPKAYASKAEFEQEILVLLQTFGADYIVLAGYMRLIGDVLLSAYPNRIINIHPSLLPAFPGKDAIGQALAANVPTSGVTVHYVDAGMDTGPIIAQQDVAIAGCDAAEAARRIQAVEHQLYPHVLQQVFIQQEVFK; translated from the coding sequence GTGAAAAAGTTTGCCATCTTCGCCTCCGGGTCCGGTAGCAACGCCGAAGCGATTTGGCAAGCCATCGACCGAGGCGACTTGTCAGGGGAATGTGTCCTGCTCGTCACGGACAAACCAGAAGCGAAAGTACTCGAGCGGGCGGATCGGTTCAACATCGCGAGCTTCTCGTTCGAACCGAAGGCATATGCGTCAAAAGCGGAATTCGAACAAGAGATTCTCGTCTTGTTACAGACGTTCGGCGCCGACTATATCGTCTTGGCCGGGTATATGCGGTTGATTGGGGACGTATTGCTGTCAGCATATCCGAACCGTATTATCAACATCCATCCATCGCTCTTACCGGCGTTCCCTGGAAAAGACGCCATCGGTCAGGCGCTCGCGGCGAACGTGCCGACGAGCGGTGTCACCGTTCATTACGTCGATGCCGGGATGGATACGGGACCAATCATCGCCCAACAAGACGTCGCCATCGCAGGCTGTGATGCGGCCGAAGCGGCAAGACGCATCCAAGCGGTCGAGCATCAGCTCTATCCGCACGTACTACAACAAGTGTTTATCCAACAGGAGGTTTTCAAGTGA